ACCGAAAGACCAGCAGGCCGCCGCGAAAAAAGAACTCGCCGGTTACTTTGCCCACTGTACTGCGCTGGACGACTGTGTCGGCGACTTGATGGCGACCCTCAAAGAAGCAGGCATCGACCAAAATACCATCGTGGTCTTCACCTCCGATCACGGCGACATGCTGCGCTCCCACGGACAAATCCGCAAACAGAAACCGTGGGACGAATCACTGCGAGTGCCAATGCTGTTCCGGCTGAGCGGTGCGCAGCATGGGAAAGGCCGCACGGTTGATTCGCCCATCAATTCGGAAGACCTGATGCCGACGCTGTTAGGCTTGTGCGAACTCACAATCCCCAAAACGGTGGAAGGGCTTGATTACAGCGACTATCTGCGCGGCGGCAAAAATCCGTCCGATGGGGCGACGGTCATCACCTGCCCCTCCCCCTTCGGTGAATGGCAGCGGAGCCGGGGCGGAAAAGAGTATCGGGGCCTGAGAACCGCCCGTTACACCTACGTGCGCGACCTCAACGGCCCCTGGTTGTTGTACGACAACCAGACAGACCCGTATCAGCAGAACAATCTCTGCAATGATCCCAAGTCAGCCCCGCTACAGGCTCGACTCGATGCAGCACTAAAGAAAAAACTGGCCGTCCAGGGAGACCAGTTTCTGCATGGCAGCAAGTACATTGACCAGTTTGGTTACAAGGTCAACCCGAAAACAGGTACGGTGCCTTATACGAATTGAAGCATAAGATGCCAGCGAACTGAATTCTGAATTCCAGAAGAAACTTGAGATAGCTTGGTCCCAAAAACAAGAGACTTTGAATAGGGATTACTCTGCATTACCCCTATTTCATACAAAACGCACTTGACAATACACTTTTGACCACATCCAATACATTTGACCACACAAGCGGAGTAAGCATTCGAAACAAGATACATTTTGGGAATAAAACTGTAATCCTCCCAACCCAGGCAGCATGCAAAATCTATTAGGCTGGAGATGACTCATGGCTATCTATCGAATCTGTATTCCACTTATTCTCCTAGTGCTTCAACTTGCCGCCCATGCAGTCGCTGCTGCGCCTCCCCAAAAACTGTTTCACTTCATGGACACAAAAAAAACCGACTTGACGGAAAAACAGTCATCCTTAATAGCATCTCTCAAATCTAAGAAGTGGAACGAAAACGTCACTATCGTAAAATTGGATGCTGCAAGATTCGCTGACGATCAAGTAGTCATGAACCTCAACCAGGAGTTGAACGTAACCCTTGATCGATCAAATGTAACGACCACAAAAAATAAAACTATCTGGTCAGCTAAGCAAAATGACGAAGTAAATGATGTCACGTTTATTAAGCGAGGCGATAATGTTACTGGGACCATTCGCATTAATAACCAACACTTTTCGCTTCGCCCCCTTAGCGGCGGTCTTCACGCCCTTATCAAACGGAATGATTCAAAGTTTCCTCCTGACCATCCACCTGAATTTGAGGAAGCCCAGCGAGCAATCTCTATAGAAGAAAAACAGGCGGGTGACAAAATCGAAGAAAATAATCTCTCGGATACAAATATGTCGTATCACATCGATGTAATGGTAGTCTACACTCCAGCTGTAGCGAACGTACTAACCGATGTCCCATCATTGATTGACCTTGCTATTGAAGAAACCAATAAGTCTTATGAATACAGCAAAATAAACGCCTCGCTTCGCTTAGTTCACCAAGGAAAGGTATCCTACACAGAATCAGGATCTTTCAAGACGGATGTCGATAGACTTGCGGCTACTTCAGATGGTCACATCGATGGCGTACACTCGTTACGCAACCGCAAAAAAGCAGATGTTGTTGTCATGCTGATCAATGATGATCAAGCTTGCGGCAGAGCTAAAACAATATACGCAAATGCGAGTACGGCATTTGCTATTTGCCACTATGATTGTGCCACAGGGTATTACTCATTCGGACACGAAATCGGACACCTGCAAGGTGCCCGACACAACCCAGAAGCTGATTCAACTAATACACCTTTTATGTACGGGCACGGATATTACAATAAGGATAAGCAGTGGCGTACGATCATGTCATATAACTGCCCTGGGGGGTGTGTACGAAAACGATTCTGGTCAAACCCAAACACAACATATAACGGGGATTCAATAGGCTCAGCGAATAAACACAACAATGCAAGATCCCTCAACAATACTGCATCTCGCATTGCTGGTTTCAAATAGTCATTCTAATAAAACGCTGCAGCGGAAATGTTCTCAATCCTTCAACTTGATAAATGCCACGGCGTTGTTGTTGTTCATGGGAATGATCAACTGCTTCTGTTTGGAATCGTAGCCCATCGAGGCGGCACTGGGGATTCCGGAGGCAATGACCTTCGCTGGCTTTCCGGGACGGATCTTAGAGACACTTCCAAACCGGACACTGCTCACGTACTTGGTGCCATCGGGAAGAATCACCAGACCGTCGTTGCCCCCTTCTGCAGCATGTTCGGTACGCAGCAGTTTCCCATTGGCGGGATCAAAGGTCATCACATCATTGTTGCCAACATTGACGACCACGACATTCCCGTCCTGATCAATGGCCACGCCGTTCGGGATATCCAGTGGCTTGCCGTCCACGAACAGGGAAACGTCGCCGTTCGCAGTGATTTTATAGACGCGGCTCTCCGGTTTCGAGTTGGAAACAAAGATCGTTCCGTCTTTATTGACGGCGATTCCGTTGAGAAAGGTAGCACCTTTCACGGGATAAGCACGCCCCGGCTTGCCTGAGGCGAGATCGAAGGTGCGAACCACATCGATGTCGGCCGTGTAAAGGGTCCCGTTATGAATCGCGGTGCCCAGTGGATGATTCAGGGTCAGCCCTTTCCGGCTTGCCCCGATCCATTTTGTCGTGTGGACCGAACCGTCGGGATTCAGCAAAGAGACGTAACCGTCGTTCTTCTGCATGTTTTGCGGGACGCCGGCATTCATGACCACAATCAGGTTCCGTACCGGATCATAAACGCAACTTTCGGCAAAACGAAAACTGCCATACACCTTAACATTGTCCGAAATCGGCACGAATTTCCCGGCTTCGTTGACGGCCTCCAGCGGCTTTCCCGCCTCAAATGTTTTCGCTGAGTCCTGGGCCAGTGCGCTGCTGCCCAGCAGTGACATCGCTCCGATGGTAATCACAAAGAACGCTTTCATGAGTGGTTTCTCCTAGTGTGAATCGTTTTGAAGATACAGGGTTGCTGTGAAAGACAAAATAACTAAATTAAATGCGACAGGGAAGTATCTGACATAATCGTCGTAGAAATATAGGTGTCTGGAAACATCCATTCGATCAACCACACAAAAATCAGGGCTGCACAACTTTCAAAATCGCATCTGCAATCGCCTGCATTCCTTTGTCACCGGGATGGGCGGCGACGCCGGCGTGTTGAAAGTCTCGTTCCGATCGCGCGTAGTTCGATTCCTCTTTTCCAAGACTGCTGATGTCCACAAACATCCCGCCCGCCTGTTGACAGGCCTGACGCAGCGCTGCATCTTTCGCCGGGTTGGGCCAGAAGCAACTCCGCACGATAATCGTCGGCTGATTATCAGTCTGCAGTTCCTTGAGCAGTTGATCAACGCTGGCCTTGAACTGTGCTTTCGCTTCCTCTGTTTCCAGCTTGGGCACATTTTCTCCAATCGCCAGCACAACTAGATCAGGCTGAAACGCAAACGCCTCTTTCAGGTTTTGTTTCAGGTCGTAGGTCGCGTACTGCCGTTCAAAAGCGGCAATGTTCCTGACCAGCGTTTTCGGCGTTGCTCCCGACGATTTGGCAAGTGCACCGGTCACGATGTGGACAAAGTCCTTTTCCGGGGCGCTGGCGGCCATCCCCCAGTTCCCTTTCCAGCCAATCTTTGGTGCCGGGCCATGCAGGGTGATACTGTTTCCCAGGAACAAGATTTTCAGATACTTGCCCGTCGCCTGGGGTTCGTCCGCCCGGACATTGGTGCTGAAAGTACCAATTAGAATAACACTGATTAAAACAGATCCCATCAAGGCCAATTCGTCAAGAGAACCTACTTTACCAGGCATATATTTCATCATTTGCTGTTCTTTCTAAAAACGCGACTAGTGTGCCAGCAATTCCCCAAAGGCGCCGTCTTTCATTTCATAAGTCTTGCGTCCTCCAGTATAGCTTGGATATGACTTGAAGTGAATGAGCCTGCCCGAACCTTTTGTTCAAATGAAATGTCAATACCGGCGAGCAAACGGTTCGCTCTTAAGGATCGTTCTTTATTAAGTTATTCCAGGAAGCAACTCTAATAGCGAGCCTCGA
This window of the Gimesia fumaroli genome carries:
- a CDS encoding M12 family metallo-peptidase, whose amino-acid sequence is MAIYRICIPLILLVLQLAAHAVAAAPPQKLFHFMDTKKTDLTEKQSSLIASLKSKKWNENVTIVKLDAARFADDQVVMNLNQELNVTLDRSNVTTTKNKTIWSAKQNDEVNDVTFIKRGDNVTGTIRINNQHFSLRPLSGGLHALIKRNDSKFPPDHPPEFEEAQRAISIEEKQAGDKIEENNLSDTNMSYHIDVMVVYTPAVANVLTDVPSLIDLAIEETNKSYEYSKINASLRLVHQGKVSYTESGSFKTDVDRLAATSDGHIDGVHSLRNRKKADVVVMLINDDQACGRAKTIYANASTAFAICHYDCATGYYSFGHEIGHLQGARHNPEADSTNTPFMYGHGYYNKDKQWRTIMSYNCPGGCVRKRFWSNPNTTYNGDSIGSANKHNNARSLNNTASRIAGFK
- a CDS encoding SGNH/GDSL hydrolase family protein, which gives rise to MMKYMPGKVGSLDELALMGSVLISVILIGTFSTNVRADEPQATGKYLKILFLGNSITLHGPAPKIGWKGNWGMAASAPEKDFVHIVTGALAKSSGATPKTLVRNIAAFERQYATYDLKQNLKEAFAFQPDLVVLAIGENVPKLETEEAKAQFKASVDQLLKELQTDNQPTIIVRSCFWPNPAKDAALRQACQQAGGMFVDISSLGKEESNYARSERDFQHAGVAAHPGDKGMQAIADAILKVVQP
- a CDS encoding sulfatase family protein gives rise to the protein MQVRFFVFILIGCLFSPNGVQAEKTEPNILFILTDQWRAPSLGYAGNEQVQTPHIDELARQSVNFKNAVSGCPVCCPFRASLLTGQRPLTHGVFLNDVQLPEKSVTIAEVMAGSGYATGFIGKWHLDGRGRTAFTPPERRQGFQFWRALECTHNYNKSFYYGDSPERQTWEGYDAFAQTRVARQYIRDQSKAGQPFLLVMSYGSPHNPYHTAPPEYQRLYQPEKIKLRPNVPKDQQAAAKKELAGYFAHCTALDDCVGDLMATLKEAGIDQNTIVVFTSDHGDMLRSHGQIRKQKPWDESLRVPMLFRLSGAQHGKGRTVDSPINSEDLMPTLLGLCELTIPKTVEGLDYSDYLRGGKNPSDGATVITCPSPFGEWQRSRGGKEYRGLRTARYTYVRDLNGPWLLYDNQTDPYQQNNLCNDPKSAPLQARLDAALKKKLAVQGDQFLHGSKYIDQFGYKVNPKTGTVPYTN
- a CDS encoding SMP-30/gluconolactonase/LRE family protein, encoding MKAFFVITIGAMSLLGSSALAQDSAKTFEAGKPLEAVNEAGKFVPISDNVKVYGSFRFAESCVYDPVRNLIVVMNAGVPQNMQKNDGYVSLLNPDGSVHTTKWIGASRKGLTLNHPLGTAIHNGTLYTADIDVVRTFDLASGKPGRAYPVKGATFLNGIAVNKDGTIFVSNSKPESRVYKITANGDVSLFVDGKPLDIPNGVAIDQDGNVVVVNVGNNDVMTFDPANGKLLRTEHAAEGGNDGLVILPDGTKYVSSVRFGSVSKIRPGKPAKVIASGIPSAASMGYDSKQKQLIIPMNNNNAVAFIKLKD